From Humibacter ginsenosidimutans, a single genomic window includes:
- the ruvC gene encoding crossover junction endodeoxyribonuclease RuvC, with amino-acid sequence MRVLGIDPGLTRCGVGVVDVAPDRRATLVAVTVIRSAPDLALERRLLTIGDGIEALMDEHKPDAVAIERVFAQHNVRTVMGVAQISGVALHSAAKRHLPVGLHTPSEVKAAITGYGTAEKRQVQNMVAKVLGMTEIPKPADAADALAIAICHAWNAPLVRPDAGGVSLTPAQQAWRAAEKTARGSVGTRRLAK; translated from the coding sequence GTGCGGGTGCTCGGGATCGACCCCGGACTGACCCGCTGCGGCGTGGGTGTGGTCGACGTCGCGCCCGACAGGAGGGCGACCCTGGTGGCCGTGACGGTCATCCGTTCAGCCCCCGACCTCGCTTTGGAGCGTCGACTGCTCACGATCGGCGACGGCATCGAGGCGCTCATGGACGAGCACAAGCCCGACGCCGTGGCGATCGAGCGCGTCTTCGCCCAGCACAACGTGCGCACCGTGATGGGCGTGGCGCAGATCAGCGGTGTCGCGCTGCACTCCGCGGCGAAACGCCATCTCCCCGTCGGGCTGCACACACCGAGCGAGGTCAAGGCCGCCATCACCGGATACGGCACCGCCGAGAAGCGACAGGTGCAGAACATGGTGGCCAAGGTGCTCGGCATGACCGAGATACCGAAGCCGGCGGACGCGGCAGACGCGCTGGCGATCGCCATCTGCCACGCCTGGAACGCTCCGCTGGTGCGACCGGATGCCGGGGGCGTGTCCCTGACACCGGCCCAACAGGCGTGGCGCGCCGCCGAGAAGACCGCGAGAGGGTCGGTGGGCACCCGTAGGCTTGCGAAGTGA
- a CDS encoding sensor histidine kinase, producing the protein MTADLAQTLHTDRSRQMARLTLSIVPPLIGAGFLMLWIFAETGRAGLVEKIISFVLLSITIGISGVLPRIALCLVVLTPLGQFAGVIPAPESTTWPSYLAVMIVGFFVGMRRDAVRWPYAVGAGCLAILLAALNMVFPHSFWPPSTGEVAPAVAGFPLSPAYGWVSWIGQGGIFSPVGVRQAAWMVILVFGQLLLLAFAGCTLYLISWAAGQATSLRGVERAVEWTWAQLGRAGDDLRREQERAAIARDVHDTLAHSLAVVVAQAEGGIAAAASDDSASKRALAVIADVSREALIDCRSLVERIQVETGVERQQPTTTDVPALVERMCGLGMTVRYQILGGQQPLPPSRHLTFYRIVQESLTNALKHGGTKSEVTVTADWRGSGLALLVASRGAEINNETGGGAGIAGMRERARLAGGWLSAGPGDDGDFVVTAYLPFAQYSDRERETVDV; encoded by the coding sequence ATGACCGCAGACCTCGCGCAGACCCTGCACACCGACCGGAGCCGGCAGATGGCGAGGCTGACGCTTTCGATCGTCCCGCCGTTGATCGGGGCAGGCTTTCTCATGCTGTGGATCTTCGCTGAGACTGGGCGAGCCGGGCTTGTCGAGAAGATCATCTCGTTCGTCTTGCTTTCGATCACGATCGGAATCTCTGGCGTCTTACCCCGGATAGCCCTGTGCCTTGTCGTGCTGACACCACTCGGTCAGTTCGCCGGAGTGATCCCTGCTCCGGAGTCGACGACGTGGCCTTCGTACCTGGCCGTCATGATCGTCGGATTCTTCGTCGGGATGCGCCGGGATGCGGTGCGCTGGCCGTACGCGGTCGGTGCGGGATGCCTCGCAATCCTGCTTGCAGCCCTCAATATGGTCTTTCCGCATTCGTTCTGGCCCCCGTCGACCGGCGAAGTGGCTCCGGCAGTTGCCGGGTTTCCGCTCTCCCCTGCGTACGGCTGGGTGAGTTGGATCGGGCAGGGCGGGATATTCTCCCCGGTCGGTGTCCGGCAGGCCGCCTGGATGGTCATCCTTGTCTTCGGCCAGTTGCTGCTTCTCGCCTTCGCCGGGTGCACGTTGTATCTCATCTCTTGGGCGGCCGGGCAGGCCACGAGCCTTCGTGGCGTCGAACGGGCTGTGGAGTGGACGTGGGCACAACTCGGCCGCGCCGGCGACGATCTTCGCCGTGAGCAGGAACGCGCGGCGATCGCACGCGATGTGCACGACACTCTCGCGCACTCGCTCGCCGTGGTGGTTGCACAGGCCGAAGGCGGGATCGCCGCCGCGGCATCGGATGACAGTGCTTCGAAACGTGCTCTCGCCGTGATCGCCGATGTCAGCCGTGAGGCGCTCATCGACTGCCGGTCCCTGGTGGAGCGGATACAGGTCGAGACGGGCGTCGAGCGACAGCAGCCGACGACCACCGATGTCCCGGCGCTCGTCGAGCGGATGTGTGGACTCGGGATGACGGTGCGCTATCAGATACTCGGCGGGCAGCAGCCGCTTCCTCCGTCGCGACACCTCACGTTCTACCGCATCGTGCAGGAGTCGTTGACGAACGCACTCAAGCATGGCGGCACGAAGTCGGAGGTCACCGTCACCGCTGACTGGCGGGGCTCAGGTCTCGCGTTGCTCGTCGCCTCCCGTGGCGCGGAGATCAACAACGAAACGGGCGGCGGAGCCGGTATCGCAGGCATGCGTGAGCGGGCGCGGCTCGCCGGCGGATGGCTCAGTGCAGGACCAGGTGATGACGGGGACTTCGTGGTCACCGCGTACCTGCCGTTCGCACAGTACAGCGACCGAGAGAGGGAGACCGTCGATGTCTGA
- the secD gene encoding protein translocase subunit SecD produces the protein MAKSSPVRNASRSLVWLGAIVVVLGLVLGGGVLFAGASFMPKLGLDLEGGTEIILTPQLEGGQTISSDELNQAVSIIRERVDASGVSEAQVSTQGSDNIVVAIPGTPDQATMNRIKSSSKMELRPVLLTGSPTNTFVGSNGKTTPYPSPAPSLQSTPTSKPTNGSDTAWVTPALQAQYDAFDCSSLKKDSTNSAPANEPLITCDDTLSAKYLLGPVEVEGSDITNATAGIATDSSGNTTGQWVVNLTFNSKGTKDFAAVSTRLYGYYSQDSSDPRSRFAFVLDGKVLEAPAMQGAITNGEAQISGSFDQTSATTLADQLKFGALPVSFKVQSSDTISATLGSAQLLSGLIAGGIGLLLVVIYTLFQYRLLGLVTITSLVVAALLTYLVIAILSWRIDYRLSLAGVAGLIVAIGFTADSFIVYFERIRDELRDGRTLESAVEAGWKRAKRTIYASKSTNLLAAIVLYVLAVGNVQGFAFTLGVTTVLDVLIVILFTHPTLQLLARTRFFSSGHRLSGLDPDALGAVYRGAAQFRTSTAVSDGKRASSSREAARRQTIAERKQAELVAANGGKDEKDEKES, from the coding sequence GTGGCAAAGTCGTCTCCGGTGAGGAACGCGTCCAGATCGTTGGTCTGGCTCGGTGCGATCGTCGTCGTCCTCGGGCTCGTGCTCGGCGGCGGCGTGCTGTTCGCCGGCGCGAGCTTCATGCCGAAACTCGGCCTCGACCTCGAGGGCGGCACCGAGATCATCCTGACCCCCCAGCTCGAGGGCGGTCAGACCATCAGCAGCGACGAGCTGAACCAGGCGGTGTCGATCATCCGCGAGCGCGTCGACGCTTCGGGTGTGTCGGAGGCCCAGGTCAGCACCCAGGGCAGCGACAACATCGTGGTCGCGATTCCCGGCACGCCCGACCAGGCGACGATGAACCGCATCAAGTCGTCGTCGAAGATGGAGTTGCGTCCGGTTCTGCTCACCGGATCGCCGACCAACACGTTCGTCGGATCGAACGGCAAGACCACGCCGTATCCGTCGCCGGCACCGTCGTTGCAGTCCACTCCGACGTCGAAGCCGACGAACGGCAGCGACACCGCGTGGGTCACCCCTGCCCTGCAAGCGCAGTACGACGCGTTCGACTGCTCGTCGCTGAAGAAGGACTCCACGAATTCGGCGCCTGCGAACGAACCGCTGATCACATGCGACGACACGCTGTCGGCGAAGTACCTGCTCGGCCCCGTCGAGGTCGAAGGATCCGACATCACCAACGCCACGGCGGGCATCGCGACCGACTCCAGCGGCAACACGACCGGTCAGTGGGTCGTGAACCTCACCTTCAACTCGAAGGGCACCAAGGACTTCGCGGCGGTGAGCACGCGGCTCTACGGGTACTACAGCCAGGACTCGAGCGATCCGCGTTCGCGCTTCGCCTTCGTGCTCGACGGCAAGGTGCTCGAGGCTCCTGCGATGCAGGGCGCGATCACCAACGGTGAGGCCCAGATCAGCGGAAGCTTCGACCAGACCTCGGCGACCACGCTCGCCGACCAGCTCAAGTTCGGCGCCCTGCCGGTGAGCTTCAAGGTGCAGAGCTCCGACACCATCTCCGCCACCCTTGGCTCCGCTCAACTGCTGAGCGGTCTCATCGCCGGAGGCATCGGTCTGCTTCTGGTCGTGATCTACACGCTCTTCCAATATCGACTGCTCGGACTCGTGACGATCACCTCGCTGGTCGTCGCCGCCCTGCTGACGTACCTCGTGATCGCGATCCTGTCGTGGCGCATCGACTATCGACTGTCTCTCGCCGGTGTCGCAGGTCTCATCGTGGCCATCGGATTCACCGCAGACTCGTTCATCGTGTACTTCGAACGAATACGCGACGAGTTGCGCGACGGGAGAACTCTCGAATCCGCCGTGGAGGCGGGCTGGAAGCGCGCGAAGCGCACCATCTACGCGTCCAAGTCCACGAACCTGCTCGCGGCCATCGTGCTGTACGTGCTCGCCGTCGGCAACGTGCAGGGCTTCGCGTTCACACTCGGCGTGACCACGGTGCTCGACGTGCTCATCGTCATCCTGTTCACGCACCCGACCTTGCAATTGCTGGCGCGAACCCGGTTCTTCTCCAGCGGGCATCGACTCTCAGGGCTCGATCCGGATGCTCTGGGCGCTGTCTACCGCGGAGCCGCACAGTTCCGCACCTCCACCGCCGTCTCCGATGGCAAGCGCGCCTCCAGCAGCCGTGAGGCCGCTCGACGCCAGACCATCGCCGAGCGCAAGCAGGCCGAACTGGTCGCCGCGAACGGTGGCAAGGACGAGAAGGACGAGAAGGAGTCCTGA
- the ruvB gene encoding Holliday junction branch migration DNA helicase RuvB has product MSDDLTTPEAQSEAELAFEGALRPKSLAEFVGQSKVRGQLQLLLTAARMQERTPDHILLAGPPGLGKTTLAMIVAHESGRTLRMSSGPAIQHAGDLAALLSSLVPGEVLFIDEIHRMARSAEEMLYLAMEDFRIDIMVGKGAGATSIPLDLAPFTLVGATTRSGLLPNPLRDRFGFTAHLEFYDDAELEQVLTRAAQLLDFEVDRDAIAEIAGRCRGTPRIANRLLRRVRDYALVHGGRADRSAVRQALELYDVDELGLDRIDRAVMQAILTRFDGGPVGLNTLAVSVGEEADTIESVVEPFLVRIGLITRTPRGRVATPMAWDHLGIPRRPTAGAQQALFTDDL; this is encoded by the coding sequence ATGAGCGACGACCTGACGACCCCCGAGGCGCAGTCCGAGGCCGAGCTCGCGTTCGAGGGTGCACTGCGACCGAAATCCCTCGCGGAGTTCGTCGGTCAGTCGAAGGTGCGTGGTCAGCTTCAACTGCTGCTGACGGCCGCCCGCATGCAGGAACGCACGCCCGACCACATTCTGCTCGCCGGTCCGCCCGGCCTCGGCAAGACGACGCTCGCGATGATCGTCGCGCACGAGAGCGGACGCACGCTGCGCATGTCGAGCGGACCCGCCATCCAGCATGCCGGCGATCTGGCGGCGCTCCTGTCGTCGCTCGTGCCGGGCGAGGTGCTCTTCATCGACGAGATCCACCGCATGGCGCGCTCCGCCGAGGAGATGCTCTACCTGGCGATGGAGGACTTCCGCATCGACATCATGGTGGGAAAGGGCGCAGGGGCGACCTCGATCCCGCTCGACCTCGCGCCCTTCACACTCGTCGGCGCGACCACGCGCTCAGGGCTGCTGCCCAACCCCCTGCGCGACCGCTTCGGCTTCACCGCACATCTCGAGTTCTACGACGACGCGGAGCTCGAGCAGGTTCTCACCAGGGCCGCACAGCTGCTCGACTTCGAGGTCGACAGGGATGCAATCGCCGAGATCGCAGGCAGATGCCGCGGCACTCCGCGCATCGCGAACCGCCTGCTGCGTCGTGTGCGCGACTACGCGCTCGTGCACGGCGGACGCGCCGATCGCAGTGCCGTGCGACAGGCTCTCGAGCTCTACGACGTCGACGAGCTGGGACTCGACCGCATCGACCGCGCCGTCATGCAGGCCATTCTCACCAGGTTCGACGGAGGACCGGTCGGGCTCAACACGCTGGCCGTGTCGGTCGGCGAAGAGGCCGATACGATCGAGTCGGTCGTCGAGCCGTTCCTCGTCCGCATCGGCCTCATCACGCGCACTCCGCGAGGGCGTGTGGCCACGCCGATGGCCTGGGATCATCTGGGAATCCCCAGAAGGCCCACTGCAGGCGCGCAGCAAGCGCTCTTCACGGATGACCTATAA
- the secF gene encoding protein translocase subunit SecF: protein MPATRFQKFGNDLYTGARSIDFVGKRKIWYAIAAVLIIASIIIPIAKGGFNFGIDFRGGSQFTVSNVSTTDQSLAEQAVHDVKPNAAVQVSETRGTGGAGIQVQTDQLTTDQTKQVAANLGRAYGVQQKNVASTYIGPSWGADVSRQAIQGLVVFLLLAFIAMALYFRTWKMSAAAIISLFHDLIITAGVYALVGFEITPATMIGFLTILGYSLYDTVVVFDKIRENTREDKEALKHTFAESVNLAVNQTLVRSINTAVVAALPVAAILFIGAFVLGADTLRDISLALFIGILIGTYSTIFIAAPLYADFRHGEKEIAKHDRKVLAARAKAPSTEAVPAK from the coding sequence ATGCCCGCGACACGCTTCCAGAAGTTCGGCAACGACCTCTACACCGGTGCGCGCTCGATCGACTTCGTCGGCAAACGCAAGATCTGGTACGCCATCGCCGCGGTGCTCATCATCGCGTCGATCATCATCCCGATCGCCAAGGGCGGCTTCAACTTCGGCATCGACTTCCGCGGCGGTTCGCAGTTCACCGTCTCGAACGTCTCCACCACGGATCAGTCGCTGGCCGAGCAGGCGGTGCACGATGTGAAGCCGAACGCGGCCGTGCAGGTCAGCGAGACCCGGGGAACCGGCGGTGCCGGCATCCAGGTGCAGACGGACCAGCTCACCACCGACCAGACCAAGCAGGTCGCCGCGAACCTCGGCCGCGCCTACGGGGTGCAGCAGAAGAACGTCGCGTCGACATACATCGGGCCCAGCTGGGGTGCCGACGTCTCGCGTCAGGCGATCCAGGGCCTCGTGGTCTTCCTGCTGCTCGCGTTCATCGCCATGGCGCTCTACTTCCGAACGTGGAAGATGTCGGCAGCGGCCATCATCTCGCTGTTCCACGACCTCATCATCACGGCGGGTGTGTACGCACTCGTCGGTTTCGAGATCACGCCGGCCACGATGATCGGATTCCTGACGATTCTCGGCTACTCGCTGTACGACACCGTCGTGGTGTTCGACAAGATCCGCGAGAACACGCGTGAAGACAAGGAAGCTCTGAAACACACGTTCGCGGAGTCGGTCAACCTCGCGGTGAACCAGACATTGGTGAGGTCGATCAACACGGCGGTCGTCGCCGCGCTACCGGTGGCCGCGATCCTGTTCATCGGAGCGTTCGTGCTCGGCGCCGACACGCTGCGCGACATCTCGCTCGCACTGTTCATCGGAATCCTGATCGGCACGTACTCGACGATCTTCATCGCGGCGCCGCTGTATGCCGACTTCCGACACGGCGAGAAGGAGATCGCCAAACACGATCGCAAGGTTCTCGCTGCGCGAGCGAAGGCTCCGTCGACCGAGGCGGTCCCCGCCAAGTGA
- a CDS encoding YebC/PmpR family DNA-binding transcriptional regulator — protein MSGHSKWATTKHKKAVIDQRRAKSFAKLIKNIEVAAKIGGADLSGNPTLVDAVQKAKKTSVPNDNIDRAIKRGAGLTGEVIDYTTIMYEGYGPNGVALLVECLTDNKNRAAADVRTAMTRNGGTMADPGSVSYNFHRKGVIVVPGEGTSEDDVLTAVLDAGAEEVTPQGESFEVLTEASDLVATRTALQDAGIDYDSADVEFVAQVKVDVDAETARKVFRLIDALEDSDDVQNVYTNLDLSPEVQAELEDDE, from the coding sequence ATGTCCGGGCATTCCAAGTGGGCGACGACGAAGCACAAGAAGGCCGTCATCGACCAGCGTCGCGCGAAGTCGTTCGCGAAGCTCATCAAGAACATCGAGGTCGCCGCGAAGATCGGCGGCGCCGACCTCTCCGGCAACCCGACGCTCGTGGACGCCGTGCAGAAGGCCAAGAAGACCTCGGTGCCGAACGACAACATCGATCGTGCGATCAAGCGCGGTGCCGGCCTCACGGGCGAGGTCATCGACTACACGACGATCATGTACGAGGGCTACGGCCCGAACGGCGTCGCCCTTCTCGTCGAGTGCCTCACCGACAACAAGAACCGCGCGGCCGCCGATGTGCGCACGGCGATGACTCGCAACGGCGGCACGATGGCCGACCCGGGTTCGGTGTCGTACAACTTCCACCGCAAGGGCGTCATCGTCGTCCCCGGTGAGGGCACCAGCGAGGACGACGTTCTCACGGCGGTTCTCGACGCCGGAGCCGAAGAGGTCACACCGCAGGGCGAGTCGTTCGAGGTGCTCACCGAAGCAAGCGACCTGGTCGCGACGCGCACCGCGCTGCAGGATGCCGGCATCGACTACGACTCCGCCGATGTCGAGTTCGTGGCGCAGGTCAAGGTCGACGTCGATGCGGAGACCGCGCGCAAGGTGTTCCGCCTGATCGACGCGCTCGAAGACTCCGACGACGTGCAGAACGTGTACACCAACCTCGACCTCAGCCCCGAGGTGCAGGCCGAGCTCGAAGACGACGAGTAG
- the yajC gene encoding preprotein translocase subunit YajC: MDQTTLTIVMVVILAVLIFFMFRSSRRRQKQQQELQKQVVPGATVMTNFGVFGTIVSIDEENNKVELETSPGHILTVHRQTIGRVETMPETTETVDADSADTEVEAAATDEKPQYGERIEDAGTASDTAESKKTDE; this comes from the coding sequence TTGGATCAGACAACACTGACCATCGTCATGGTCGTCATTCTGGCGGTCCTGATCTTCTTCATGTTCCGCAGCAGCCGTAGACGGCAGAAGCAGCAGCAGGAGCTCCAGAAGCAGGTCGTTCCCGGCGCGACGGTCATGACCAACTTCGGTGTGTTCGGCACGATCGTGTCCATCGACGAAGAGAACAACAAGGTCGAGCTGGAGACGAGCCCAGGCCACATCCTCACGGTGCATCGCCAGACGATCGGCCGCGTGGAGACGATGCCGGAGACCACCGAGACGGTCGATGCCGACTCCGCGGACACCGAGGTCGAGGCCGCAGCCACCGACGAGAAGCCGCAGTACGGCGAGCGGATCGAGGATGCCGGCACCGCTTCGGACACCGCCGAGTCGAAGAAGACCGACGAGTAG
- the ruvA gene encoding Holliday junction branch migration protein RuvA codes for MISSLRGTVLQASDGVAVIDVGGVGYAVQVTPDHARSLRTGEEAIVYTSMIVRQESIALFGFPAREHLGVFDALIGVSGVGPKSALGVLAALSPDEIALAVASDDDSAFRKVSGIGPKTAKLIVVSLTGKLFAPARPVQNVAQIPRSDVSDSVVIALVGLGWAEKTATDVVRELVDEYAEPERDTVQALLRLALSRLGPTARQQA; via the coding sequence GTGATCTCCTCCCTTCGCGGAACAGTTCTGCAGGCATCCGACGGCGTCGCCGTGATCGACGTCGGTGGAGTGGGATACGCGGTACAGGTCACGCCCGATCACGCGCGCAGCCTGCGCACCGGCGAGGAGGCGATCGTCTACACGTCGATGATCGTTCGCCAGGAATCGATAGCCCTCTTCGGCTTCCCCGCACGTGAGCACCTGGGTGTGTTCGACGCCCTGATCGGGGTCTCCGGCGTCGGACCGAAATCCGCGCTCGGCGTGCTCGCCGCCTTGTCGCCCGACGAGATCGCACTCGCTGTCGCATCCGACGACGACAGCGCCTTCCGCAAGGTCAGCGGGATCGGGCCGAAGACCGCCAAGCTCATCGTCGTCTCGCTCACCGGCAAGCTGTTCGCTCCGGCCAGGCCGGTGCAGAACGTCGCCCAGATTCCGCGCTCGGACGTTTCCGACAGTGTCGTGATCGCCCTCGTCGGGCTCGGCTGGGCCGAGAAGACCGCCACCGATGTCGTGCGCGAGCTGGTCGACGAATACGCGGAACCGGAGCGTGACACCGTGCAGGCACTCCTGCGGCTGGCGCTCTCCCGTCTCGGTCCGACGGCGAGGCAGCAGGCATGA
- a CDS encoding response regulator gives MSEITGAMVATPDSPGEAKGSPAPIRVLIADDQPLFADGLRMQLEAQPDITCIGVAVDGDGAVEFVRELSPDVVLMDIRMPGVDGIEATRRITVVDGAPPVVVLTTIRQDEAVYHALRAGAAGFLTKDATPHQVMATIREVHGGDFVSSDGDSVGLVQTNAPVVRVREEAIDALSPREREVFLLLAKGLGNAEIASAGYLSEATVKSHVRSILQKLGLRSRVQVVVFAYENGLVRA, from the coding sequence ATGTCTGAGATCACAGGAGCCATGGTGGCAACCCCGGATTCGCCTGGTGAAGCGAAAGGCTCGCCAGCGCCGATTCGCGTGCTGATCGCTGACGATCAGCCGCTCTTCGCCGACGGCCTGCGCATGCAGCTGGAGGCACAACCCGACATCACGTGCATCGGTGTGGCCGTTGACGGCGACGGCGCAGTCGAGTTCGTGCGGGAGCTCTCCCCCGACGTCGTGCTGATGGACATCAGGATGCCCGGGGTCGACGGCATCGAGGCTACGCGCCGCATCACGGTGGTCGACGGCGCCCCACCCGTCGTCGTGCTCACGACGATCAGGCAGGACGAAGCGGTGTACCACGCCCTGCGGGCTGGTGCCGCGGGATTCCTGACGAAGGATGCGACGCCGCACCAGGTGATGGCGACCATTCGCGAGGTGCATGGCGGCGACTTCGTGTCTTCAGACGGCGACTCGGTCGGCCTCGTCCAGACGAATGCTCCGGTCGTTCGGGTGCGCGAGGAGGCGATCGATGCGCTCAGCCCACGCGAACGTGAGGTCTTCCTGCTCCTGGCCAAGGGACTCGGCAACGCCGAGATCGCATCGGCCGGCTACCTGAGCGAGGCCACGGTCAAATCACATGTGCGGTCGATCCTGCAGAAACTCGGGCTTCGCAGTCGCGTACAGGTGGTCGTCTTTGCATACGAGAACGGGCTGGTGCGGGCGTGA
- the pdxT gene encoding pyridoxal 5'-phosphate synthase glutaminase subunit PdxT: MTLRDQSASSTGADVRVGVLALQGDFREHARVLASLGADVALVRRAEDLDGIAGLVIPGGESTVMDKLARTFGVFEPLRARIAAGMPVYGTCAGLIMLADRIVDGIEGQQTLGGLDITVRRNAFGSQNQSFETDLDIPALGERPVHAVFIRGPVVDAVGPAATPLATLSDGRVVAVEQGNLLGTSFHPEITGEHRFHEYFLGKVAAA; the protein is encoded by the coding sequence GTGACACTTCGGGACCAGTCGGCGTCGTCGACCGGTGCTGACGTACGCGTCGGCGTGCTCGCGTTGCAAGGCGATTTCCGCGAGCACGCCCGCGTGCTGGCATCCCTCGGCGCCGACGTCGCCCTCGTGCGTCGCGCCGAGGATCTCGACGGGATCGCCGGCCTGGTGATCCCGGGCGGCGAGTCCACGGTGATGGACAAGCTCGCGCGCACGTTCGGCGTCTTCGAGCCGCTGCGCGCCCGCATCGCCGCCGGGATGCCCGTCTACGGCACGTGCGCCGGGCTGATCATGCTCGCCGATCGCATCGTCGACGGCATCGAGGGGCAGCAGACCCTCGGCGGCCTCGACATCACGGTGCGCCGCAACGCGTTCGGCTCCCAGAACCAGTCGTTCGAGACCGATCTCGACATTCCTGCACTGGGGGAGCGGCCGGTGCACGCGGTGTTCATCCGCGGCCCGGTGGTGGATGCCGTCGGCCCCGCCGCGACACCGCTGGCCACGCTGTCAGACGGTCGCGTGGTGGCCGTCGAGCAGGGCAACCTGCTCGGAACGAGCTTCCACCCCGAGATCACGGGCGAGCACCGGTTCCACGAGTACTTCCTCGGCAAGGTCGCTGCGGCCTGA